One stretch of Sphingomonas rosea DNA includes these proteins:
- a CDS encoding TonB-dependent receptor plug domain-containing protein, with product MFFSDLPPPPPAADTIVVTASRVPEPLGATPASVTVIPPERVERLGEPLLASLLRLVPSASLSQAGPAGSQSQVRIRGAEANHTLLFIDGIRANDPAAGNEPRFELLSADLGDRIEVVRGPQSALWGSEAIGGVVSLTAAPRTGASAEVEGGSHGFGRVSASGGVEQGKVTLGLAAGLQGAKGINAVAGPGERDGYRNATLRGRLDWKSGPVTLSASGFAVRSRTDFDGFDPVFFTRADTLDRTRNRLGAGRIGARYEDGGWIASAGLSRITSRNINYLAAEEQNRTSGRRDTLTGDVSREIAAGHRLTLAAEASRERFIASDVIYGGFTDQRRKRDQSALTGEYRGDIGPVTLTAALRRDHFSDFQDATTARAGGLVRLGGGVHVAANWGEGIAQPTLFDLYGFFPGSFRGNPALRPERSRGGEVSLRYANGPWRAGATVYRQRLTNEIIGTYDPVTGLSSAANSDQRSRRKGVEIEGGWSPGEWLSLTATYAALDATEPAGRELRRPRHSGSVAADGVAGRFSYGAALSYTGARLDRDFDLFPAPLVRLDPYWLASARVAYRVNEAVEVFGRLANAFDDRAVDVVGYRSEGRTAYAGIRLGLGRR from the coding sequence GTGTTCTTTTCCGATCTGCCTCCGCCGCCCCCCGCGGCGGACACCATCGTCGTTACCGCCAGCCGCGTGCCCGAGCCGCTTGGCGCCACGCCCGCCAGCGTCACCGTCATTCCGCCCGAGCGGGTCGAGCGCCTCGGCGAGCCTTTGCTCGCCTCGCTGCTCCGACTGGTGCCCTCGGCGTCGCTGTCGCAAGCCGGGCCGGCAGGCTCGCAGAGCCAGGTCCGGATCCGCGGCGCCGAGGCCAATCACACGCTCCTGTTCATCGACGGGATCCGCGCCAATGATCCCGCCGCGGGCAACGAGCCGCGTTTCGAGCTCCTGTCCGCCGACCTCGGCGACCGGATCGAGGTAGTGCGCGGACCGCAATCGGCCCTGTGGGGCAGCGAGGCGATCGGCGGCGTGGTGTCGCTGACCGCCGCGCCCCGTACCGGGGCCAGCGCCGAGGTCGAGGGCGGAAGCCACGGCTTCGGCCGCGTCAGCGCGTCGGGTGGGGTCGAGCAGGGCAAGGTGACGCTCGGCCTCGCCGCCGGCCTGCAGGGCGCGAAGGGCATCAACGCCGTGGCGGGCCCGGGCGAGCGCGACGGCTATCGCAACGCGACGCTGCGCGGCCGACTCGACTGGAAGAGCGGCCCGGTCACCCTCTCGGCGAGCGGATTCGCGGTGCGGTCGCGAACCGACTTCGACGGCTTCGACCCCGTCTTCTTCACCCGCGCCGACACGCTCGACCGGACCCGCAATCGGCTCGGTGCCGGGCGGATCGGCGCGCGCTATGAGGACGGCGGCTGGATCGCCTCGGCCGGGCTGTCGCGGATCACCTCGCGCAACATCAACTATCTCGCGGCCGAAGAGCAGAACCGGACGAGCGGCCGCCGCGACACCCTGACCGGCGACGTCTCCCGGGAGATCGCCGCTGGGCACCGCCTCACGCTGGCGGCCGAGGCGAGCCGCGAACGGTTCATCGCGTCGGACGTCATCTACGGGGGTTTCACCGACCAGCGCCGCAAGCGCGACCAGTCGGCGCTGACCGGCGAGTATCGCGGCGACATTGGCCCGGTGACCCTCACCGCCGCGCTCCGCCGCGACCATTTCAGCGATTTTCAGGATGCAACCACCGCGCGAGCGGGCGGCCTCGTCCGCCTCGGCGGCGGGGTGCATGTCGCGGCGAACTGGGGCGAAGGCATCGCGCAGCCGACCTTGTTCGACCTCTACGGGTTCTTCCCGGGCAGCTTTCGCGGCAATCCGGCGCTTCGCCCCGAGCGGAGCCGCGGCGGCGAAGTCTCGCTGCGCTACGCCAACGGCCCATGGCGGGCCGGCGCCACCGTCTATCGCCAGCGGCTGACGAACGAGATCATCGGCACCTACGACCCTGTCACCGGCCTGTCCTCGGCCGCCAACAGCGACCAGCGCAGCCGTCGCAAGGGCGTCGAGATTGAGGGCGGATGGAGCCCCGGCGAGTGGCTGTCGCTCACCGCCACTTATGCCGCGCTCGACGCGACCGAGCCCGCGGGCCGCGAACTGCGCCGTCCGCGACATAGCGGGTCGGTCGCGGCCGACGGCGTTGCGGGCCGGTTCAGCTATGGCGCGGCGCTGAGCTACACCGGCGCCCGGCTCGACCGCGACTTCGACCTGTTCCCGGCGCCGCTGGTCCGGCTCGACCCCTATTGGCTGGCGAGCGCGCGCGTCGCCTATCGCGTCAACGAGGCGGTCGAGGTGTTCGGGCGGCTCGCCAATGCGTTCGACGATCGCGCGGTCGACGTGGTCGGCTATCGCTCGGAAGGGAGGACGGCTTATGCCGGCATCCGCCTGGGCCTTGGCCGCCGCTGA
- a CDS encoding FecCD family ABC transporter permease, whose translation MSAGRILLLVALIAILAALAMLWPLGPLQGPPEVTRLVLVELRLPRLLLALGYGATLGLTGAALQALFANPLASPDLTGASSGAALGAVVGSTFLGFVGPLGLGLSGAAGALVALALLFALAGKRSDSATLLLAGLAISISAGALTSLALALAPSPFAFYEAFDWLMGSLVDRSLPQAAAALLPAALAGAWLFGRATALDRLALGEEVAASLGLDPARLRREVVLCAAVAVGACVAVCGAVGFIGLIAPVIARVWVRGHPGRALLPAALLGAVLLTAADLLTRLAPLGRTIPLGVVTAAAGTPLFLWVLLRMRWRLAP comes from the coding sequence ATGAGCGCCGGGCGGATCCTCCTCTTGGTCGCACTGATCGCGATCCTCGCGGCGCTCGCCATGCTGTGGCCGCTTGGCCCCCTGCAGGGTCCGCCCGAGGTCACGCGGCTGGTGCTGGTCGAGCTGCGCCTGCCCCGGCTGCTTCTCGCGCTCGGCTATGGCGCGACGCTCGGCCTCACCGGCGCGGCGCTGCAGGCGCTGTTCGCCAATCCCCTCGCCTCGCCCGACCTCACCGGCGCGTCGAGCGGCGCGGCATTGGGCGCGGTGGTGGGTTCGACCTTCCTCGGTTTCGTCGGCCCCCTCGGTCTGGGGCTGAGCGGCGCGGCCGGAGCACTCGTCGCGCTGGCGTTACTGTTCGCGCTCGCCGGAAAGCGGTCGGACAGCGCGACGCTGCTGCTGGCCGGCCTCGCCATCAGCATTTCGGCGGGCGCGCTGACCAGCCTCGCGCTCGCCCTCGCCCCTTCGCCCTTCGCCTTCTACGAGGCGTTCGACTGGCTGATGGGGAGCCTCGTCGACCGCAGCCTGCCCCAAGCCGCCGCCGCGCTCCTGCCCGCCGCCCTTGCCGGGGCATGGCTGTTCGGGCGCGCCACCGCGCTCGACCGCCTGGCCCTTGGCGAAGAGGTCGCCGCCTCGCTCGGGCTCGATCCCGCGCGCCTTCGCCGCGAGGTCGTGCTGTGCGCGGCGGTCGCGGTCGGAGCCTGCGTCGCGGTGTGCGGCGCGGTGGGCTTCATCGGGCTGATCGCACCGGTGATCGCGCGGGTCTGGGTGCGCGGGCATCCGGGACGGGCGCTGCTCCCGGCCGCCTTGCTGGGCGCGGTACTGCTGACCGCCGCCGACCTCCTCACCCGCCTCGCCCCGCTCGGCCGGACGATCCCGCTCGGCGTCGTCACCGCCGCGGCCGGCACGCCGCTCTTCCTGTGGGTGCTGCTGCGGATGCGCTGGAGGCTGGCGCCATGA
- a CDS encoding ABC transporter ATP-binding protein yields the protein MTSLLEARGIAVPGRLDPLDLAVAAGAMVALIGPNGSGKTSLLRALAGVPPRSGMVSIDGEDVAAAAPARRRKLLSFLPASREVAWPIPVRDVIALGLDQPDPARVAELLAALDLHPLAERPVDSLSTGERARVLLARALAPAPRLLLLDEPLSNLDPAWSLRIVDLFRAAAATGTALLVSVHDLTLAPAFDRVLMLSGGRLVADDAPQALLGSALFREVFEVEPAETGWRLSPSGDRRSSP from the coding sequence ATGACGTCATTGCTTGAAGCCCGCGGGATCGCGGTGCCGGGGCGGCTCGACCCGCTCGACCTCGCTGTCGCGGCGGGCGCGATGGTCGCGCTCATCGGCCCCAACGGCAGCGGCAAGACCAGCCTGCTGCGCGCGCTGGCGGGCGTGCCGCCGCGGTCGGGAATGGTGAGCATCGATGGCGAAGACGTCGCTGCCGCCGCGCCTGCCCGGCGCCGCAAGCTCCTGTCCTTTCTCCCAGCCTCGCGCGAGGTCGCCTGGCCGATCCCCGTGCGCGACGTCATCGCGCTCGGGCTCGACCAGCCCGATCCGGCGCGGGTCGCGGAACTGCTGGCCGCGCTCGACCTCCATCCGCTGGCCGAGCGGCCGGTCGACAGCCTGTCCACCGGCGAGCGCGCGCGGGTGCTGCTGGCGCGGGCGCTCGCCCCCGCCCCGCGCCTGCTGCTTCTGGACGAGCCGCTGTCGAACCTCGATCCGGCGTGGAGCCTGCGGATCGTCGATCTCTTCCGCGCCGCCGCGGCGACCGGCACGGCGCTGCTCGTCTCGGTCCACGACCTGACGCTCGCGCCTGCGTTCGACCGCGTGCTGATGCTCTCGGGGGGGAGACTGGTCGCCGACGACGCGCCGCAAGCCCTGCTCGGCTCGGCGCTGTTCCGCGAGGTGTTCGAGGTGGAGCCCGCCGAAACCGGCTGGCGGCTCAGTCCTTCGGGGGATCGGCGATCATCGCCGTGA
- the fabZ gene encoding 3-hydroxyacyl-ACP dehydratase FabZ produces MSEGGSAAATVTRDIRAVMAALPHRYPMLLVDRVSELVIDERITAIKAVTINESFFQGHFPGRPIMPGVLIVEALAQAAGVLAVESLGLKGSGKLVYFMAIDGAKFRAPVEPGCLLELKVSFVQKRSSVCKFAGQAFVDGKLAAEANFTAMIADPPKD; encoded by the coding sequence ATGAGCGAGGGGGGCAGCGCGGCAGCGACCGTAACGCGCGACATTCGCGCGGTCATGGCGGCGCTGCCCCATCGCTATCCGATGCTGCTCGTCGACCGGGTTTCCGAACTCGTGATCGACGAGCGCATCACCGCCATCAAGGCGGTGACGATCAACGAATCCTTCTTCCAGGGGCATTTCCCCGGCCGCCCGATCATGCCGGGCGTGCTGATCGTCGAGGCGCTGGCGCAGGCCGCGGGCGTGCTCGCGGTCGAGAGCCTCGGGCTCAAGGGCTCGGGCAAGCTCGTCTATTTCATGGCGATCGACGGCGCCAAGTTCCGCGCGCCGGTAGAGCCGGGCTGCTTGCTCGAACTCAAGGTCAGCTTCGTTCAGAAGCGCTCGAGCGTGTGCAAGTTCGCCGGCCAGGCCTTTGTCGACGGCAAGCTCGCCGCCGAGGCCAATTTCACGGCGATGATCGCCGATCCCCCGAAGGACTGA
- a CDS encoding OmpH family outer membrane protein translates to MTKKLVLAALAATAVAAPAAAQTRIPAAVVAVVDTDRVYTECTACRSAVATLQSQAQQLQSRQQALAGPIQTEAQAIQTAFNALPAAQRTNPPAALKARAEKLEQQQNTANQELQRLQQNLQSTQANVRQQIDARLGPVINTVMTQKGANVAVSTDATLARSNSVDITNDVLAALNAQLPSVSVTPLPQQAQPQAARPAGR, encoded by the coding sequence ATGACCAAGAAGCTCGTTCTTGCCGCGCTCGCGGCCACTGCGGTTGCGGCTCCTGCCGCCGCCCAGACCCGCATCCCGGCCGCCGTCGTCGCCGTGGTCGACACCGACCGCGTCTACACCGAGTGCACCGCCTGCCGTTCGGCCGTCGCCACCCTGCAGAGCCAGGCGCAGCAGCTCCAGTCGCGCCAGCAGGCGCTCGCCGGCCCGATCCAGACCGAGGCCCAGGCGATCCAGACGGCGTTCAACGCGCTTCCCGCCGCGCAGCGGACCAACCCGCCGGCCGCGCTCAAGGCCCGCGCCGAGAAGCTCGAGCAGCAGCAGAACACCGCCAACCAGGAGCTTCAGCGCCTCCAGCAGAACCTCCAGTCGACGCAGGCCAATGTCCGCCAGCAGATCGACGCGCGTCTCGGCCCGGTGATCAACACCGTCATGACGCAGAAGGGCGCCAACGTCGCCGTCAGCACCGACGCGACGCTCGCGCGCTCGAACAGCGTCGACATCACCAACGACGTCCTCGCGGCGCTCAACGCGCAACTCCCGTCGGTCAGCGTCACCCCGCTTCCGCAGCAGGCGCAGCCGCAGGCCGCGCGTCCGGCGGGCCGCTAA
- the bamA gene encoding outer membrane protein assembly factor BamA: MSSHPNKALVRRTQAALLLGTIIGGWASPALAQQAATTAQPAPAAPTTTTAAPAAAAPVQQRIIRSVAVRGAQRLEPETVRSYAGLNPGEAYDAEKLDTAIKALYDTELFRDAQIEGADTGNLVIVVQENPVINRIVLEGNKRLKEDKILPEIRLAPRQIFTRSKVRSDVERIIELYKRQGRFGARVEPKTVNLDQNRVDLVFEITEGDLSKVRAINIIGNEQFPDSRLRKEMYTRQAGGALGFLKSNDTYDPDRLAADQQKLRAFYLTEGYADFRVVSALAELTPDRRDFVITYVVEEGPRYKFGDITAESELRDLKNDVILKIAGIKKGDWFNAKAIEDAVTRLNESAGLLGYAFTEIDPAYDRQADTKTMNIAFRVGETPRTYVDKVNISGNTGTRDKVIRREFRLNEGDAFNTIKVKRSQDRIQSLGYFQEKLEIKQDQVAPDRVALNVDVEEKPTGQLQVSAGYSSLERFILALSVEQNNFRGMGQSLSAGINYSRYSKSIQLGFTEPYFLDKSILLGGQLYRRDFNSFNYIGNTRNTTYSQNQTGGGFSLGFPVNEYVNFGLRYTLNLDDITLDKATFYTNGVCDPQKAGQYLCDEIGKRTTSLLGYSLVFDNTNGVRATRGQRLVLSQDFAGLGGDVRYIRTRGEGAKFWGIGRSGFILSARAEGGIIQPLQKAKRVGVDPIRISDRFFTPQLRGFDLRGIGPRIRRTNYTGDGSTLESTGQITDALGGRAYYFGRVELEIPLGAGARGLGLRPSVYVDAGSLFKLKRPNTIDIPGVCSFVIPAAGTVPGSSRQVILNPGQTQANCGTAQTGETLTFSPLYREDFLGNSASPRLSIGVGVNWNSPFGPLRIDLAKALLKQDGDDTKLFQFNVGTQF; the protein is encoded by the coding sequence GTGAGTTCACACCCGAACAAGGCTCTGGTCCGCCGCACGCAGGCGGCTCTGCTGCTCGGCACGATCATCGGCGGCTGGGCGTCGCCAGCGCTCGCGCAGCAGGCGGCGACCACCGCCCAGCCCGCGCCGGCAGCGCCGACCACCACCACCGCCGCCCCGGCTGCGGCCGCGCCGGTTCAGCAGCGCATCATCCGCTCGGTCGCCGTTCGCGGTGCCCAGCGCCTCGAGCCCGAGACGGTCCGCTCCTATGCCGGGCTCAACCCCGGCGAGGCCTATGACGCCGAGAAGCTCGATACCGCGATCAAGGCGCTCTACGACACCGAGCTCTTCCGCGACGCGCAGATCGAGGGCGCCGACACCGGCAACCTCGTCATCGTGGTGCAGGAAAATCCGGTCATCAACCGCATCGTCCTCGAGGGCAACAAGCGGCTGAAGGAGGACAAGATCCTCCCCGAGATCCGCCTCGCCCCGCGCCAGATCTTCACCCGCTCGAAGGTCCGTTCGGACGTCGAGCGCATCATCGAGCTCTACAAGCGCCAGGGCCGCTTCGGCGCCCGCGTCGAACCCAAGACCGTCAATCTCGACCAGAATCGCGTCGATCTCGTGTTCGAGATCACCGAAGGCGACCTGTCGAAGGTCCGCGCGATCAACATCATCGGCAACGAGCAGTTTCCCGACAGCCGCCTGCGCAAGGAAATGTACACGCGCCAGGCCGGCGGTGCCTTGGGCTTCCTCAAGTCGAACGACACCTACGATCCCGACCGCCTCGCGGCCGACCAGCAGAAGCTTCGCGCTTTCTACCTGACCGAAGGTTACGCCGACTTCCGCGTCGTCTCGGCGCTCGCCGAGCTGACCCCGGACCGCCGCGACTTCGTCATCACCTACGTCGTCGAGGAAGGCCCGCGCTACAAGTTCGGCGACATCACCGCCGAGAGCGAGCTGCGCGACCTTAAGAATGACGTGATCCTCAAGATCGCGGGCATCAAGAAGGGCGACTGGTTCAACGCCAAGGCGATCGAGGATGCGGTGACTCGCCTCAACGAGAGCGCCGGCCTGCTCGGCTACGCCTTCACCGAGATCGACCCGGCCTACGACCGCCAGGCCGACACCAAGACGATGAACATCGCCTTCCGCGTCGGCGAGACCCCGCGCACCTATGTCGACAAGGTCAACATCTCGGGCAACACCGGCACCCGCGACAAGGTCATCCGCCGCGAGTTCCGCCTGAACGAAGGCGACGCCTTCAACACCATCAAGGTGAAGCGCAGCCAGGACCGCATCCAGAGCCTCGGCTATTTCCAGGAGAAGCTGGAGATCAAGCAGGACCAGGTCGCTCCCGACCGGGTCGCGCTCAACGTCGACGTCGAGGAGAAGCCGACCGGCCAGCTCCAGGTCTCGGCGGGTTACTCGAGCCTCGAGCGGTTCATCCTCGCCCTGTCGGTCGAGCAGAACAACTTCCGCGGCATGGGCCAGTCGCTCTCGGCGGGCATCAACTATTCGCGCTATTCGAAGTCGATCCAGCTGGGCTTCACCGAGCCTTACTTCCTCGACAAGTCGATCCTGCTCGGCGGCCAGCTCTATCGCCGCGATTTCAACAGCTTCAACTACATCGGCAATACGCGCAACACGACGTACAGCCAGAACCAGACCGGCGGCGGCTTCTCGCTCGGCTTCCCGGTCAACGAATATGTGAACTTCGGGCTTCGCTACACGCTGAACCTCGACGACATCACGCTCGATAAGGCCACCTTCTACACCAACGGCGTCTGCGACCCGCAGAAGGCCGGCCAGTATCTGTGCGACGAAATCGGCAAGCGCACGACCTCGCTGCTCGGCTACAGCCTGGTGTTCGACAACACTAACGGCGTCCGCGCGACCCGCGGCCAGCGCCTCGTGCTGAGCCAGGATTTCGCAGGCCTCGGCGGCGACGTCCGCTACATCCGCACCCGCGGCGAGGGCGCCAAATTCTGGGGCATCGGCCGCAGCGGCTTCATCCTCTCGGCCCGCGCCGAGGGCGGCATCATCCAGCCGCTGCAGAAAGCCAAGCGCGTCGGCGTCGATCCGATCCGCATCTCGGACCGCTTCTTCACCCCGCAGCTGCGCGGTTTCGACCTGCGCGGCATCGGCCCTCGCATCCGCCGCACCAACTACACGGGTGACGGCTCGACGCTGGAAAGCACTGGCCAGATCACCGACGCGCTCGGTGGCCGCGCTTACTATTTCGGCCGTGTCGAGCTCGAAATCCCGCTCGGTGCCGGCGCGCGCGGCCTCGGCCTGCGCCCGTCGGTCTATGTGGACGCCGGTTCGCTGTTCAAGCTGAAGCGGCCGAACACGATCGACATTCCGGGCGTCTGCAGCTTCGTCATCCCGGCGGCCGGGACGGTTCCGGGCTCGTCGCGCCAGGTCATCCTGAACCCGGGCCAGACGCAGGCCAATTGCGGCACCGCGCAGACCGGCGAGACGCTCACCTTCAGCCCGCTGTACCGCGAGGACTTCCTCGGCAACAGCGCCAGCCCGCGCCTCTCGATCGGCGTCGGCGTCAACTGGAACTCGCCGTTCGGCCCGCTTCGCATCGACCTCGCCAAGGCGCTGCTCAAGCAGGATGGCGACGACACCAAGCTCTTCCAATTCAACGTAGGGACTCAATTCTGA
- a CDS encoding M50 family metallopeptidase: MLATPPIWFILLAFFAALGPLVFIHEYGHYIVGRWFGIGADTFSIGFGREVAGWTDKRGTRWKIGWLPLGGYVKFAGDMDPASMGQGLDKLPPHERLRAFHGKPVWQRALVVAAGPVANFLLAILIFAAFIAIYGAPRAPAVVATVLEGSPAAAAGLRPGDRIISANGSAIDDFTDLTDLTRLRPGEPLRLSYVRDGRAADLDVTIATVTEVDRFGQQYRVGRLGIGSGKLVYEKVGALQLLPEAVKVTGTVIHGTMVGLWQIITGRRPLTELGGPVKMAQLAGQVASLGPFEFVQLLAFFSINLGFINLLPVPMLDGGHLALYAVEAARRRPLGARAQEWLFRGGLAALLTLMLVATLNDLSSVGLWQALGRLLG, encoded by the coding sequence ATGCTCGCAACGCCGCCCATCTGGTTCATCCTGCTGGCCTTTTTCGCGGCGCTCGGCCCGCTCGTCTTCATTCACGAATATGGCCATTACATCGTCGGCCGCTGGTTCGGGATCGGCGCGGACACCTTCTCGATCGGCTTCGGCCGCGAGGTCGCGGGCTGGACCGACAAGCGCGGCACCCGCTGGAAGATCGGCTGGCTGCCGCTCGGCGGCTACGTCAAGTTCGCGGGCGACATGGATCCGGCGAGCATGGGGCAGGGGCTCGACAAGCTTCCGCCGCACGAGCGGCTGCGCGCCTTCCACGGCAAGCCCGTGTGGCAGCGCGCCCTGGTGGTCGCCGCGGGACCGGTCGCCAACTTCCTCCTCGCCATCCTGATCTTCGCCGCGTTCATCGCCATCTACGGCGCGCCGCGTGCCCCCGCCGTGGTCGCGACCGTGCTCGAGGGGTCGCCGGCGGCTGCCGCTGGCCTTCGTCCGGGCGACCGGATCATCAGCGCCAACGGCAGCGCGATCGACGATTTCACCGACCTCACCGACCTCACCCGGCTGCGCCCGGGCGAGCCGCTCCGGCTCAGCTACGTCCGCGACGGCCGAGCCGCCGACCTCGACGTCACCATCGCCACCGTTACCGAGGTCGACCGCTTCGGCCAGCAATATCGCGTCGGGCGGCTCGGCATCGGGTCGGGCAAGCTGGTCTACGAGAAGGTCGGCGCGCTCCAGCTGCTGCCCGAGGCGGTCAAGGTCACCGGCACCGTCATTCACGGCACCATGGTCGGCCTGTGGCAGATCATCACCGGCCGCCGCCCGCTCACCGAGCTCGGCGGGCCGGTCAAGATGGCGCAGCTCGCGGGCCAGGTCGCCAGCCTCGGACCGTTCGAATTCGTGCAGTTGCTGGCCTTTTTCTCGATAAACCTCGGGTTCATCAACTTGCTGCCAGTTCCGATGCTCGACGGGGGTCATCTCGCGCTCTACGCGGTCGAGGCAGCACGCCGCCGGCCGCTCGGGGCAAGAGCACAGGAGTGGCTGTTTCGCGGCGGTCTTGCCGCCCTTCTGACCCTGATGCTGGTGGCGACCCTGAACGATCTGTCGTCGGTCGGTCTGTGGCAGGCATTGGGGCGATTGTTGGGCTGA
- a CDS encoding 1-deoxy-D-xylulose-5-phosphate reductoisomerase produces the protein MKRIAILGATGSIGRSTLDLVEAAPERFEVTALTAATSVAQLAEDARRTRARLAVIADEARLGELRDALAGSGIAAAAGEGALAEAATSADLVIAAIVGTAGLAPVMAAVRAGKTIGLANKEALVSAGALMMDEARRTGATLLPVDSEHNAIFQCLAGQDCDRVSRLILTASGGPFRTFSAEQMATVTPAEAVAHPNWSMGAKISVDSASMMNKGLELIEAHHLFALPEDRIDILVHPQSVIHSLVEYADGSMLAQLGSPDMRVPIGHILAYPERMATAARRLDLLQVARLDFEAPDPVRFPALKLAREALKRGGAAPLTLNAANEIAVEAFLAGHIHFPAIAALVETLLTAMDRPLPQTIPEVLALDAEVRDAARARLGDFAA, from the coding sequence ATGAAGCGGATCGCCATTCTCGGCGCGACCGGCTCGATCGGCCGCTCGACCCTCGACCTCGTCGAAGCCGCGCCCGAACGGTTCGAGGTCACCGCGCTGACCGCCGCGACCAGCGTCGCGCAGCTTGCCGAGGACGCGAGGCGGACCCGCGCCAGGCTCGCCGTCATCGCCGACGAGGCCCGCCTCGGCGAGCTTCGCGACGCGCTCGCCGGCTCCGGCATCGCGGCCGCGGCGGGCGAGGGGGCGCTTGCCGAGGCCGCCACCAGCGCCGACCTCGTCATCGCCGCGATCGTCGGCACCGCGGGCCTCGCGCCCGTCATGGCCGCGGTCCGCGCCGGCAAGACCATCGGTCTCGCCAACAAGGAAGCGCTCGTCTCGGCGGGCGCGCTGATGATGGACGAGGCCCGCCGCACGGGCGCGACCCTGCTTCCGGTCGACAGCGAACATAATGCGATCTTCCAGTGCCTTGCGGGGCAGGATTGCGACCGCGTCTCACGCCTGATCCTGACCGCGAGCGGGGGGCCGTTCCGGACCTTCTCGGCCGAGCAGATGGCGACGGTCACGCCGGCTGAGGCCGTGGCGCATCCCAACTGGTCGATGGGCGCCAAGATCAGCGTCGACAGCGCGAGCATGATGAACAAGGGCCTCGAACTGATCGAGGCGCATCACCTGTTCGCGCTGCCCGAGGACCGGATCGACATCCTCGTCCACCCGCAATCGGTAATCCACAGCCTCGTCGAATATGCCGATGGCTCGATGCTGGCGCAGCTTGGTTCGCCCGACATGCGGGTGCCGATCGGCCACATCCTCGCTTATCCCGAGCGCATGGCGACCGCTGCGCGCCGGCTCGACCTGCTGCAGGTCGCCCGGCTCGATTTCGAGGCGCCCGATCCCGTCCGCTTCCCGGCGCTGAAGCTGGCCCGCGAGGCCCTGAAGCGCGGCGGGGCGGCGCCGCTCACCTTGAACGCCGCCAACGAGATTGCGGTCGAGGCCTTCCTTGCCGGCCATATTCATTTCCCCGCCATCGCGGCGCTGGTAGAAACGCTGCTGACCGCCATGGACCGACCGCTTCCCCAGACCATCCCAGAGGTGCTCGCGCTCGATGCCGAGGTCCGGGACGCGGCGCGCGCCCGCCTTGGAGACTTTGCCGCCTGA
- a CDS encoding phosphatidate cytidylyltransferase, which translates to MNEVALRSVTGVILIVAALVAEWLGGTVFALLAAAAATAIYYEWSKLTRGWGAAWKIGGFLYALLPTIALLWVRERGGVPQGSHGFELVLWAFIVTWSADIGAFFAGRSFGGPKLAPSISPNKTWSGFAGGVIAATLIGGIWANFAGLDRAWLLLAPVFAAFAAGGDLFESWMKRRAGVKDSGRLIPGHGGVFDRLDGLLPVAMLTGLGVLAGLG; encoded by the coding sequence ATGAACGAAGTCGCCCTGCGCTCGGTCACCGGCGTCATCCTGATCGTCGCTGCGCTCGTCGCCGAGTGGCTCGGCGGAACGGTCTTCGCGCTGCTCGCCGCCGCGGCCGCCACCGCCATCTATTACGAATGGTCGAAGCTGACCCGCGGCTGGGGCGCCGCGTGGAAAATCGGCGGCTTCCTCTACGCGCTGCTGCCGACAATCGCGCTCCTGTGGGTGCGCGAGCGCGGCGGGGTGCCCCAGGGGAGCCACGGCTTCGAGCTCGTGCTGTGGGCGTTCATCGTCACCTGGAGCGCCGACATCGGCGCCTTCTTCGCCGGCCGCAGCTTCGGCGGGCCCAAGCTCGCCCCGTCGATCAGCCCCAACAAGACCTGGTCGGGCTTTGCCGGCGGAGTCATCGCCGCCACCCTGATCGGCGGCATTTGGGCCAATTTCGCCGGGCTCGACCGCGCCTGGCTGCTGCTCGCGCCCGTCTTCGCGGCCTTTGCCGCGGGCGGCGACCTGTTCGAAAGCTGGATGAAGCGCCGCGCCGGGGTCAAGGACAGCGGCCGCCTTATTCCGGGCCATGGCGGCGTGTTCGACCGGCTCGACGGGTTGCTGCCCGTTGCCATGCTGACCGGGCTCGGCGTGCTGGCGGGGCTCGGCTGA